A single window of Rhizobium indicum DNA harbors:
- the rdgB gene encoding RdgB/HAM1 family non-canonical purine NTP pyrophosphatase produces MRKLETKTIVVASHNAGKIREIQELIGPLGFTAKSAAELNFVEPDETGTSFEENATIKAVASANAAGMPALSDDSGLVVDALGGDPGVYTANWAERADGTRDFDMAMAKVEKALQDAGATKPEQRTARFISVLCLAWPDGHTELFRGEVEGSVVWPPRGTQGFGYDPVFQPEGYDITFGEMSGEEKHGWNVGKPQALSHRARAFKLFVETCLEA; encoded by the coding sequence ATGCGCAAGCTTGAAACGAAGACCATCGTCGTCGCCAGCCACAATGCCGGCAAGATCCGCGAGATCCAGGAATTGATCGGGCCGCTCGGCTTCACCGCCAAATCGGCCGCCGAGCTGAATTTCGTCGAACCGGATGAGACGGGCACGAGCTTCGAGGAGAATGCGACGATCAAGGCGGTCGCCTCGGCCAATGCCGCCGGCATGCCGGCGCTGTCGGACGATTCCGGGCTGGTGGTCGATGCACTCGGCGGCGATCCCGGTGTCTACACCGCCAATTGGGCGGAGAGGGCAGACGGCACGCGCGATTTCGACATGGCGATGGCCAAGGTGGAAAAGGCGCTGCAGGACGCGGGCGCGACAAAGCCGGAACAGCGCACGGCGCGTTTCATCAGCGTGCTCTGCCTTGCCTGGCCGGATGGGCATACGGAGCTGTTTCGCGGCGAGGTGGAAGGCAGCGTCGTCTGGCCGCCGCGCGGCACGCAGGGCTTCGGCTACGATCCGGTCTTCCAGCCCGAGGGCTACGACATCACCTTCGGCGAAATGAGCGGCGAGGAAAAACACGGCTGGAACGTCGGCAAGCCGCAAGCGCTGTCGCACCGTGCCCGCGCCTTCAAACTCTTTGTCGAAACCTGCCTGGAGGCATAG
- the hemW gene encoding radical SAM family heme chaperone HemW, with product MDNFDTPSTSRDAALLPDTGEPGFGVYVHWPFCAAKCPYCDFNSHVRHQPVDQERFTSAFLTEMAAVRAISGPKTVTSVFLGGGTPSLMKPETVSAILDGIARHWHVPDGIEITMEANPSSVEAERFRGYRAAGVNRVSLGVQALNDRDLKFLGRLHDVADALKAIRLARDIFPRMSFDLIYARPNQTVEEWETELKEAISYAVDHLSLYQLTIEEGTPFYGLHKAGKLIVPDGEQSALLYEATQEITAREGMPAYEVSNHARPGAESRHNLTYWRYGDYAGIGPGAHGRLTRGPEKLATATERKPETWLDMVERDGHGILDEERLGFEEQSDELLLMGLRLREGVDLARWQQLSGRDLDPKREEFLLEHKFIERIGNSRLRCTPSGMLILDSVVADLAC from the coding sequence GTGGACAATTTCGACACGCCAAGCACCTCGCGCGACGCGGCTCTGCTGCCTGATACCGGCGAGCCGGGCTTCGGCGTCTATGTGCATTGGCCCTTCTGCGCGGCGAAGTGTCCCTATTGCGACTTCAACAGCCATGTGCGCCATCAGCCCGTGGATCAGGAGCGCTTTACATCAGCCTTCCTGACGGAGATGGCGGCGGTCCGGGCGATCAGCGGGCCGAAGACGGTGACGAGCGTCTTTCTCGGCGGCGGCACGCCCTCGCTGATGAAGCCGGAAACGGTCTCGGCCATTCTCGACGGCATTGCGCGGCACTGGCATGTGCCAGATGGCATCGAGATCACCATGGAGGCCAATCCTTCGAGCGTCGAGGCCGAACGGTTCCGCGGCTATCGGGCGGCCGGCGTCAATCGCGTCTCGCTCGGCGTGCAGGCGCTGAACGACCGGGATCTGAAATTCCTCGGCCGGCTGCATGATGTCGCCGACGCGCTGAAGGCGATAAGGCTGGCGCGCGACATCTTCCCGCGCATGTCCTTCGACCTGATCTATGCCCGACCCAATCAGACGGTCGAGGAATGGGAAACGGAACTGAAGGAGGCGATCTCCTACGCGGTCGATCATCTTTCGCTCTATCAGCTGACCATCGAGGAAGGCACGCCCTTCTACGGCCTGCACAAGGCCGGCAAGCTGATCGTGCCGGATGGCGAGCAATCGGCATTGCTCTACGAGGCGACGCAGGAGATCACCGCGCGTGAGGGAATGCCGGCCTATGAGGTTTCCAATCATGCCCGGCCGGGGGCCGAAAGCCGGCATAACCTGACCTACTGGCGCTATGGCGACTATGCCGGCATCGGCCCGGGCGCCCATGGCCGGCTGACGCGTGGCCCGGAGAAGCTCGCGACGGCGACCGAGCGCAAGCCGGAAACCTGGCTCGACATGGTCGAGCGTGATGGGCACGGCATTCTCGACGAGGAGCGGCTCGGCTTCGAGGAGCAGTCCGACGAGCTGCTGCTGATGGGGCTGCGGCTGAGGGAAGGCGTCGATCTTGCCCGCTGGCAGCAGCTTTCGGGCCGCGACCTCGACCCGAAACGCGAGGAATTCCTGCTCGAACACAAATTCATCGAGCGGATCGGCAATTCACGCCTGCGCTGCACGCCATCAGGCATGCTGATCCTCGATTCCGTCGTCGCCGATCTCGCCTGCTGA
- a CDS encoding saccharopine dehydrogenase family protein: MSFEKIAVLGLGKVGRLAATLLHEGGFDVIGVDAQLPLSDVPFKCRTGDISDPQVIGELLANVEAVLSCLPYHLNIELARAAHLAGIHYFDLTEDVPTTNFIIELSKTARGLMAPQCGLAPGFVGIVGASLADGFDRCRSIRMRVGALPQHPTGLLGYAFNWSPEGVVNEYLNDCEVIEGGVRKLVSPMEWHETVYVGGVKLEAFTTSGGLGTMCDTMLGKIDNLDYKTMRYPGHMELMNFFFHELLMRDKRKLAGEILTNAKPPVEDDVVYVHVAAEGTENGSLRRKEFVRAYYPIEIAGARRTAIAWTTSASVVAVIEMVRDGLLPATGFLHQEHIPLEMFLKTPTGSLFKAGATSHG; encoded by the coding sequence ATGAGTTTCGAAAAGATCGCCGTTCTCGGCCTGGGCAAGGTCGGACGGCTGGCGGCGACGCTGTTGCATGAAGGCGGCTTCGATGTCATCGGCGTCGACGCGCAATTGCCGCTGAGCGACGTCCCCTTCAAGTGCCGCACCGGCGATATCTCCGACCCCCAGGTGATCGGCGAACTGCTCGCGAATGTCGAGGCGGTGCTCTCCTGCCTGCCCTATCATTTGAACATCGAGCTGGCGCGTGCCGCCCATCTTGCCGGTATCCATTATTTCGATCTGACCGAAGACGTTCCCACAACCAATTTCATCATCGAACTGTCGAAGACCGCCCGCGGGCTGATGGCGCCGCAATGCGGCTTGGCGCCGGGTTTCGTCGGCATCGTCGGCGCAAGCCTGGCCGACGGCTTCGATCGCTGCCGGTCGATCCGCATGCGCGTCGGCGCCCTGCCGCAGCATCCGACCGGGCTGCTCGGCTACGCCTTCAACTGGTCGCCCGAGGGCGTCGTCAACGAATATCTGAACGACTGCGAGGTCATCGAGGGCGGTGTGCGCAAGCTCGTCTCGCCGATGGAATGGCACGAGACCGTCTATGTCGGCGGCGTCAAGCTCGAAGCCTTCACGACGTCGGGCGGCCTTGGCACCATGTGCGATACGATGCTCGGCAAGATCGACAATCTCGACTACAAGACCATGCGTTATCCCGGCCATATGGAGCTGATGAACTTCTTCTTCCACGAGCTGTTGATGCGCGACAAGCGCAAGCTCGCCGGCGAGATCCTGACCAATGCCAAGCCGCCGGTTGAAGACGATGTCGTCTATGTCCATGTCGCCGCCGAGGGCACCGAGAATGGCAGCCTGCGCCGCAAGGAGTTCGTGCGCGCCTATTACCCGATCGAGATTGCCGGGGCGCGCCGCACGGCGATCGCCTGGACGACGTCAGCCTCCGTCGTCGCCGTCATCGAGATGGTCCGCGACGGTCTGCTGCCGGCGACCGGCTTCCTGCACCAGGAGCATATTCCGCTGGAGATGTTTTTGAAGACACCGACCGGCAGCCTCTTCAAGGCCGGTGCCACCAGCCACGGCTGA
- the dnaA gene encoding chromosomal replication initiator protein DnaA: MQMNTMTTGGLDNGDAAPQTFGSIRLEVGEAKAEMKQNVLFERVSARLKAQVGPDVYASWFARLKLHSVSKSVVRLSVPTTFLKSWINNRYLDLITGLFQAEDPEILKIEVLVRTATRHGTKALDEAVAPEPAAPTQMRRPTSAQPAGQAVQQAVSAVAAARPASFGSPLFGSPLDSRFTFDTFVEGSSNRVALAAAKTIAEAGQGAVRFNPLFIHSTVGLGKTHLLQAVANAAVQNPRALRVVYLTAEYFMWRFATAIRDNDALTLKDSLRNIDLLIIDDMQFLQGKMIQHEFCHLLNMLLDSAKQVVVAADRAPWELESLDPRVRSRLQGGVAIEFDAPDYEMRLEILKRRLAVARLEDPSLEIPAELLQHVARNVTASGRELEGAFNQLVFRRSFEPNLSIERVDELLAHLVGSGEPRRVRIEDIQRIVARHYNVSRQELVSNRRTRVIVKPRQIAMYLSKTLTPRSFPEIGRRFGGRDHTTVLHAVRKIEELISGDTKLSHEVELLKRLINE, translated from the coding sequence ATGCAGATGAATACGATGACGACGGGCGGGCTCGACAATGGGGATGCGGCACCGCAGACGTTCGGCTCCATTCGCCTCGAAGTGGGCGAAGCAAAGGCGGAAATGAAGCAGAACGTATTGTTTGAGCGCGTCAGCGCGCGCTTGAAGGCCCAGGTCGGCCCTGACGTCTATGCCAGCTGGTTTGCCAGGCTGAAGCTGCATTCGGTCTCGAAGAGCGTGGTTCGCCTTTCGGTTCCCACGACCTTCCTGAAGTCATGGATCAACAATCGTTATCTCGATCTCATCACCGGTCTGTTCCAGGCCGAGGATCCGGAAATTCTGAAAATCGAAGTCCTGGTGCGCACGGCAACGCGCCACGGCACCAAGGCGCTCGATGAGGCGGTCGCGCCGGAACCAGCCGCCCCCACGCAGATGCGTCGCCCGACAAGCGCGCAGCCGGCCGGTCAGGCCGTCCAGCAGGCGGTTTCGGCTGTTGCCGCCGCAAGGCCAGCAAGCTTTGGCTCGCCGCTCTTCGGTTCGCCGCTCGATAGCCGCTTCACCTTCGACACCTTCGTCGAAGGCAGCTCGAACCGGGTCGCACTTGCGGCTGCAAAGACCATCGCAGAAGCTGGTCAGGGCGCCGTGCGCTTCAACCCGCTCTTCATCCATTCGACCGTCGGCCTCGGCAAGACCCACCTGCTGCAGGCGGTCGCCAATGCGGCAGTGCAGAACCCGCGGGCTCTGCGTGTCGTCTATCTGACGGCCGAATATTTCATGTGGCGCTTTGCCACCGCGATCCGCGACAATGATGCGCTGACGCTGAAGGATTCGCTGCGCAACATCGATCTCCTGATCATCGACGACATGCAGTTCCTGCAGGGCAAGATGATCCAGCATGAATTCTGCCATCTCCTGAACATGCTGCTCGACAGCGCCAAGCAGGTCGTCGTTGCTGCCGACCGTGCGCCCTGGGAGCTGGAGTCGCTCGACCCCCGCGTTCGCTCGCGCCTGCAGGGCGGTGTCGCGATCGAATTCGACGCGCCGGATTACGAGATGCGTCTCGAAATCCTCAAGCGTCGCCTTGCTGTCGCCCGGCTCGAAGATCCGTCGCTCGAAATTCCGGCCGAACTGCTCCAGCATGTCGCCCGCAACGTCACGGCCAGCGGCCGCGAACTCGAAGGCGCCTTCAACCAGTTGGTCTTCCGCCGCTCCTTCGAGCCGAACCTGTCGATCGAACGCGTCGACGAACTGCTCGCCCATCTGGTCGGCTCCGGCGAGCCGCGCCGTGTGCGCATCGAGGATATCCAGCGCATCGTCGCAAGGCACTACAATGTCTCGCGCCAGGAACTGGTGTCGAACCGCCGCACCCGCGTCATCGTCAAGCCGCGCCAGATCGCCATGTATCTGTCGAAGACGCTGACGCCGCGCTCCTTCCCGGAGATCGGCCGCCGGTTCGGCGGGCGCGATCACACGACCGTGCTGCATGCGGTGCGCAAGATTGAGGAGCTGATTTCGGGAGACACCAAGCTTTCGCACGAAGTCGAGCTTCTGAAGCGCCTGATCAACGAATAA
- the rpsT gene encoding 30S ribosomal protein S20 encodes MANTTSAKKATRKIARRTDVNKARRSRVRTFVRQVEEAIASGDAAKAKEAFLAAQPELARAASKGVLHSNTASRKVSRLAARVKALSVTTTA; translated from the coding sequence ATGGCCAATACAACTTCGGCGAAAAAAGCGACCCGCAAGATCGCCCGCCGTACCGACGTCAATAAGGCTCGTCGCTCGCGCGTTCGTACTTTCGTTCGCCAGGTCGAAGAGGCCATCGCATCCGGTGACGCCGCCAAGGCGAAGGAAGCTTTCCTGGCGGCTCAGCCCGAGCTTGCCCGCGCCGCCAGCAAGGGCGTGCTGCATTCCAACACGGCATCGCGCAAGGTCTCGCGTCTGGCTGCTCGTGTGAAGGCTCTTTCGGTCACCACGACCGCGTAA
- a CDS encoding enoyl-CoA hydratase — MAYETLIVETRGNVGLVTLNRPQALNALNSAVLKELKEAYAAFHADETVGAIVLTGSERAFAAGADIKEMQPLEFADIYKSDFISGWDEVAKARKPVIAAVSGFALGGGCELAMMCDFIIASETAKFGQPEITLGVIPGMGGSQRLTRAVGKAKAMDLILTGRMMDAAEAERSGLVSRVVAPDRLLEEAFAAAEKIAALSRPSVMMAKEAVNRAFETTLEEGLRFERRLFHSLFATDDQKEGMAAFVEKRKPAFTHR; from the coding sequence ATGGCCTATGAAACCCTGATCGTCGAAACCCGAGGCAATGTCGGCCTCGTCACGCTGAACCGCCCGCAGGCACTGAACGCGTTGAACTCCGCTGTCCTGAAGGAACTGAAAGAGGCCTATGCCGCCTTCCACGCCGACGAGACGGTCGGAGCGATCGTGCTGACCGGTTCCGAGCGCGCCTTTGCTGCCGGCGCCGATATCAAGGAGATGCAGCCGCTTGAGTTCGCCGATATCTATAAGAGTGATTTCATCAGCGGCTGGGATGAGGTCGCCAAGGCGCGCAAGCCGGTGATCGCTGCCGTCAGCGGTTTTGCGCTCGGCGGCGGCTGTGAGCTCGCCATGATGTGCGATTTCATCATCGCCTCGGAGACGGCGAAGTTCGGCCAGCCGGAAATCACCCTCGGCGTCATTCCCGGCATGGGCGGCTCGCAGCGGCTGACGCGCGCCGTCGGCAAGGCGAAGGCAATGGATCTCATCCTGACCGGCCGCATGATGGATGCGGCCGAGGCGGAACGATCGGGACTCGTTTCGCGTGTGGTAGCGCCCGATCGCCTGCTCGAAGAGGCTTTTGCCGCAGCCGAGAAGATCGCTGCGCTGTCGCGCCCCTCGGTGATGATGGCCAAGGAGGCGGTCAACCGTGCATTCGAGACGACGCTGGAGGAGGGCTTGCGTTTCGAGCGCCGCCTGTTTCACAGTCTCTTTGCCACGGACGACCAGAAAGAAGGCATGGCCGCCTTCGTCGAGAAGCGCAAACCTGCTTTTACGCACCGTTGA
- the mutM gene encoding bifunctional DNA-formamidopyrimidine glycosylase/DNA-(apurinic or apyrimidinic site) lyase, which yields MPELPEVETVKRGLTPAMEGTRVTRLELRRGDLRFPFPDAFADRVSGRTIVGLGRRAKYLLVDLDDGNTLISHLGMSGSFRIEEGHIDEGAASGVPGEFHHARSKDEKHDHVVFHLQAASGPRRVVYNDPRRFGFMDMVGRADLAAHPFFRDLGPEPTGNELSAAYLAERFRDKAQPLKSALLDQKNIAGLGNIYVCEALWRAHLSPIRAAGTLVTATGRPKTQLDLLVASIRDVIADAIAAGGSSLRDHIQTDGSLGYFQHSFSVYDRESQACRTPGCGGTVARIVQAGRSTFYCATCQK from the coding sequence ATGCCGGAATTGCCAGAAGTCGAAACGGTGAAACGCGGCCTGACGCCGGCGATGGAGGGCACCCGCGTCACCAGGCTGGAGCTGCGCCGCGGCGACCTGCGCTTTCCCTTTCCCGACGCTTTCGCGGACAGGGTTTCCGGCCGCACCATCGTCGGCCTTGGCCGCCGCGCCAAATATCTGCTGGTCGATCTCGACGACGGCAACACGCTGATTTCGCATCTCGGCATGTCCGGTTCTTTTCGCATTGAGGAGGGCCATATCGACGAGGGGGCTGCCTCCGGCGTGCCGGGCGAATTCCACCATGCCCGCTCGAAGGACGAGAAGCACGATCACGTTGTCTTCCATCTGCAAGCGGCCAGCGGCCCCCGCCGCGTCGTCTACAACGATCCGCGCCGTTTCGGCTTCATGGATATGGTGGGACGCGCCGATCTCGCCGCCCATCCCTTCTTCCGCGATCTCGGCCCAGAGCCGACGGGAAACGAGCTCAGCGCCGCCTATCTGGCCGAACGCTTTCGGGACAAGGCGCAGCCGCTGAAGAGCGCGCTGCTTGACCAGAAGAACATTGCCGGTCTCGGCAATATATATGTCTGCGAAGCATTGTGGCGCGCGCATCTTTCGCCGATTCGCGCCGCCGGCACGCTGGTGACGGCGACTGGCCGGCCGAAGACGCAGCTCGACCTGCTCGTCGCTTCGATCCGCGACGTCATCGCCGACGCGATCGCCGCCGGCGGATCATCGCTGCGCGATCATATCCAGACCGACGGATCGCTCGGCTATTTCCAGCATTCCTTCTCCGTCTATGATCGCGAAAGTCAGGCTTGCCGCACGCCCGGCTGCGGCGGTACGGTCGCCCGCATCGTCCAGGCGGGTCGCTCTACCTTCTATTGCGCCACCTGCCAGAAATAA
- the ubiE gene encoding bifunctional demethylmenaquinone methyltransferase/2-methoxy-6-polyprenyl-1,4-benzoquinol methylase UbiE — MSESRTSADGGMETSYGFREVPDGQKQGLVNQVFHKVAKRYDIMNDVMSMGMHRAWKDAMISALNPRKEPGYKILDVAGGTGDIAFRIVEASGRQAHATVLDINGSMLGVGAERAEKKKLSGNLTFVEANAEELPFEAGSFDAYTIAFGIRNVPRIDAALSEAYRVLKRGGRLLVLEFSEVDMPLLDKIYDAWSFNAIPQFGKAITGDAEPYQYLVESIRKFPNQENFAAMIRQAGFSRVTFTNYTGGIAALHSGWKL; from the coding sequence ATGTCAGAAAGCCGCACTTCCGCCGACGGCGGTATGGAGACCTCCTACGGCTTCCGCGAAGTGCCTGATGGCCAGAAGCAGGGCCTGGTCAACCAGGTGTTCCATAAGGTCGCCAAGCGCTACGACATCATGAACGACGTCATGTCGATGGGCATGCACCGCGCCTGGAAGGATGCGATGATCTCGGCGCTGAACCCGCGCAAGGAGCCTGGCTACAAGATACTCGACGTTGCCGGCGGCACTGGTGATATCGCCTTCCGCATCGTCGAGGCCTCGGGCAGACAGGCGCATGCCACGGTGCTCGACATCAACGGTTCGATGCTCGGCGTCGGCGCCGAGCGGGCGGAAAAGAAGAAGCTTTCCGGCAATCTTACCTTCGTCGAGGCGAATGCCGAGGAACTGCCTTTCGAGGCAGGCAGCTTCGACGCCTATACGATCGCCTTCGGCATTCGCAACGTGCCGAGGATCGATGCGGCGCTGTCTGAGGCCTATCGCGTCCTGAAGCGCGGCGGACGGTTGCTGGTGCTGGAATTTTCCGAAGTCGATATGCCGCTTCTCGACAAGATCTACGACGCCTGGTCGTTCAACGCCATTCCGCAGTTCGGCAAGGCGATCACCGGCGATGCCGAACCCTACCAGTATCTGGTGGAATCGATCCGCAAGTTCCCGAACCAGGAGAATTTCGCGGCAATGATCCGCCAGGCCGGCTTTTCGCGCGTCACCTTCACCAATTATACCGGCGGCATCGCCGCACTCCATTCCGGCTGGAAGCTCTGA
- the ubiB gene encoding 2-polyprenylphenol 6-hydroxylase codes for MSTFGAYFRLWRVGWVLVREGVVSALPSEGLPPPVALAKSFVTIFERSKARHQKRSDRLAQAVERLGPSYVKIGQFLATRPDVVGVEFANDLSQLQDRMAFFPSAAAKANIEGSLGRPIGELYASFGDPIAAASIAQVHPAEVDSAEGRKKVAVKIVRPGVRQRFAHDIEAMYLVAHMQERFLPSSRRLRPVEVTKTLEQTTKVEMDLRLEAAALSEIAENTEKDPGFRVPKVDWERTGRDVITMEWIDGTRMSDVEGLRAAGHDLNLLADTLIQSFLRHTLRDGFFHADMHPGNLFVDAGGMIVAVDMGIVGRLGKKERRFLAEILYGFITRDYIRVAEVHFEAGYVPGHHNVESFAQAIRAIGEPIHGQPAETISMGKLLTLLFEVTELFDMATRPELVMLQKTMVVVEGVSRMLNPRFNMWKASEPVVGDWIRTNLGPKRIATDIKDGLKAAVKLAEAVPEIAAKTEKFHHQLLHMSEHGLRFDAETAEAIGKAEARHNRSAKIALWVIALTLLYIAWMLS; via the coding sequence ATGAGTACTTTCGGCGCATATTTCCGCCTTTGGCGCGTCGGCTGGGTGCTCGTGCGTGAGGGTGTCGTGTCCGCCCTTCCTTCCGAAGGGCTGCCGCCTCCGGTGGCGCTCGCCAAATCCTTCGTCACGATTTTCGAGCGAAGCAAGGCGCGGCATCAGAAGCGCAGCGACCGGCTGGCCCAGGCTGTCGAGCGGCTCGGTCCCTCCTATGTGAAGATCGGCCAGTTCCTGGCGACGCGGCCGGATGTCGTCGGCGTCGAATTCGCCAACGACCTGTCGCAGCTTCAGGACCGGATGGCCTTCTTTCCCTCGGCAGCCGCCAAGGCCAATATCGAAGGCTCGCTCGGACGGCCGATCGGCGAGCTCTATGCGAGCTTCGGCGATCCGATCGCCGCCGCCTCGATCGCGCAGGTGCATCCGGCCGAGGTCGATAGCGCCGAGGGCCGGAAGAAGGTCGCCGTCAAGATCGTGCGGCCCGGCGTGCGCCAGCGCTTTGCCCATGACATCGAGGCAATGTATCTCGTTGCCCATATGCAGGAGCGTTTCCTGCCGTCCAGCCGGCGGCTGCGGCCGGTCGAAGTGACGAAGACGCTCGAGCAGACGACCAAGGTGGAGATGGATCTCCGCCTGGAGGCGGCAGCCCTTTCCGAGATCGCCGAAAATACCGAAAAGGACCCGGGTTTCCGCGTGCCGAAGGTCGACTGGGAGCGCACCGGGCGCGACGTCATCACCATGGAGTGGATCGACGGCACGAGAATGTCCGATGTCGAGGGCCTGCGCGCGGCGGGCCACGATCTCAACCTGCTTGCCGATACGCTGATCCAGTCGTTCCTGCGCCACACGCTGCGCGACGGCTTCTTCCATGCCGACATGCATCCGGGCAATCTCTTCGTCGATGCGGGCGGCATGATCGTCGCCGTCGACATGGGCATCGTCGGGAGGCTGGGCAAGAAGGAGCGGCGGTTCCTCGCCGAAATCCTTTATGGCTTCATCACCCGTGACTATATCCGCGTCGCCGAGGTGCATTTCGAGGCCGGCTATGTGCCCGGCCACCACAATGTCGAAAGCTTCGCCCAGGCGATCCGGGCGATCGGCGAGCCGATCCATGGACAGCCGGCCGAGACGATCTCGATGGGCAAGCTGCTGACGCTGCTGTTCGAAGTGACCGAACTCTTCGACATGGCGACGCGGCCGGAGCTGGTGATGCTGCAGAAGACCATGGTCGTGGTCGAAGGCGTGTCGCGCATGCTCAATCCACGCTTCAACATGTGGAAAGCCTCCGAGCCTGTCGTCGGCGACTGGATCCGTACCAATCTCGGGCCGAAGCGGATCGCCACCGATATCAAGGACGGGCTGAAGGCGGCAGTGAAGCTCGCCGAAGCCGTGCCGGAAATCGCGGCAAAAACCGAAAAATTCCACCACCAGCTTCTGCATATGAGTGAGCACGGCTTACGTTTCGATGCTGAGACGGCGGAGGCGATCGGTAAGGCCGAAGCGCGGCACAACCGTTCGGCCAAGATTGCGCTGTGGGTCATCGCATTGACGCTTCTCTATATTGCCTGGATGCTGAGCTGA